One Pelobates fuscus isolate aPelFus1 chromosome 8, aPelFus1.pri, whole genome shotgun sequence genomic window carries:
- the LOC134571973 gene encoding E3 ubiquitin/ISG15 ligase TRIM25-like, with the protein MASGLQGGRGCWGMMTTDLRDELKCSICLNFYVDPVMLSCGHNFCRVCIEKALDSQKGPGNYTCPDCRAKYCERPALQRNIKLCNIVELFISTQLKQEHSVSFCDFCDVLTPSVKICLNCDASLCEAHLTVHNKLAEHLLIEATESQQNRKCSVHGNLLEYYCFDDAVCVCMFCCLAEEHEGHQVELLCKAAEKKKDKWRGDRDKLTSRKVQMDKRVQRLEEHVQDVQSKAAFLEKQVTAIIRDIKEQLEDLENRVLYEISKQKEEVFSQVSEMVQQLKMKSMVLTDEICHFEHLCNIDGLLNVLQVKDQESANHFGSKMVENNSNWMSDETSQEVKSLDEPLISIAFERSLHNLVNLLPVLKAKRGFSIQKESDMLLDVNSSPTDVIVSDDLKILTGCSRHWQSQDASDQYVICQALSNRSFSSGQHYWEVETSKSGNWRIGVSYPTGKMRGIHDLIGSDNKSWCLWKWDSFSSVKHNQKQSYVYLDPFVHRYGIYLDYEAGRLSFYQLCDPIQHLHTFTATFTKPLHAAFFVYMNGWVRLWN; encoded by the coding sequence gaTGATGACTACTGATCTAAGGGATGAGTTAAAATGCTCCATCTGCCTGAATTTTTACGTTGATCCCGTGATGCTCAGCTGCGGGCATAATTTCTGTCGAGTCTGCATTGAGAAAGCACTGGATTCACAGAAGGGACCTGGAAATTATACGTGTCCTGATTGCAGAGCAAAGTATTGCGAGCGTCCTGCTCTGCAGCGGAACATAAAACTGTGTAACATAGTAGAGCTTTTCATTTCTACACAATTAAAACAGGAGCATTCTGTGAGTTTCTGTGATTTCTGTGATGTCCTCACACCTTCTGTTAAGATCTGTCTGAACTGTGACGCTTCCCTTTGTGAGGCTCACCTGACTGTGCACAACAAGTTAGCAGAGCACCTCTTAATTGAAGCTACGGAATCACAACAGAACAGAAAATGCTCCGTCCATGGAAACCTCTTGGAGTATTACTGTTTCGATGATgcagtttgtgtctgtatgttctGCTGCTTGGCTGAAGAACACGAGGGTCATCAAGTGGAATTACTGTGTAAAGCTGCTGAGAAAAAGAAAGACAAATGGAGAGGAGATCGGGACAAACTGACCTCACGGAAAGTCCAGATGGATAAAAGAGTCCAAAGACTAGAGGAGCACGTGCAAGATGTACAAAGTAAAGCAGCCTTTCTGGAAAAGCAAGTTACTGCCATAATCCGTGACATAAAGGAACAACTGGAAGATCTAGAAAATAGGGTACTGTATGAAATATCAAAGCAGAAAGAGGAGGTCTTCAGCCAAGTCTCTGAAATGGTCCAGCAGCTGAAGATGAAGAGCATGGTGCTGACAGATGAGATCTGTCACTTTGAACATCTGTGCAACATAGATGGCCTATTAAATGTCTTGCAAGTGAAAGACCAGGAAAGTGCAAACCACTTTGGCTCTAAAATGGTAGAAAATAATTCTAACTGGATGAGTGATGAAACATCCCAGGAAGTAAAAAGTCTGGACGAGCCTTTGATATCCATTGCCTTTGAGAGGAGTCTCCACAACTTGGTCAATCTTCTTCCTGTTTTGAAGGCAAAGAGAGGGTTCTCCATACAGAAGGAATCTGACATGTTACTCGATGTTAACTCCTCTCCTACTGACGTTATTGTTTCCGATGATCTGAAAATACTCACTGGCTGCAGTAGACATTGGCAGAGCCAAGACGCATCCGACCAGTATGTGATATGTCAAGCTTTAAGTAACAGAAGCTTTTCATCCGGACAACATTACTGGGAAGTTGAGACTAGTAAATCAGGAAACTGGAGAATAGGGGTCAGCTATCCCACTGGGAAAATGAGAGGGATCCACGACTTAATTGGATCAGATAATAAGTCCTGGTGTTTATGGAAATGGGATAGCTTTTCTTCAGTAAAACACAACCAGAAACAAAGCTATGTTTATCTGGACCCATTTGTCCACAGATATGGAATATACTTGGATTATGAAGCCGGTCGCCTGTCATTTTATCAGCTATGTGACCCAATTCAGCACTTACACACCTTCACTGCCACCTTCACAAAACCTCTCCATGCTGCATTCTTTGTGTATATGAATGGCTGGGTCCGACTCTGGAATTAG